In a single window of the Vicugna pacos chromosome 8, VicPac4, whole genome shotgun sequence genome:
- the LOC102528046 gene encoding LOW QUALITY PROTEIN: uncharacterized protein (The sequence of the model RefSeq protein was modified relative to this genomic sequence to represent the inferred CDS: inserted 1 base in 1 codon; deleted 1 base in 1 codon; substituted 3 bases at 3 genomic stop codons), with protein MGAAGGGLGAQPTSRPGFQVSCGKEGTTERSESRLAPTHASLCDDKPRGGQVLRGSHGGKGTARSGLRSAPPCSIPPDNPCRSAPALGPGFAAGSEPFRGGHSRRAAESEACRAGTLGFSSPTFLSXAIGMCSSSSRRSGXREETIXGPKNYKSLHSLRRERERXGAERSGALRIEMETNKRNGGGPLRLVRVGHFTHYTRYLSNLHDNPARHCCIQLRKQSTACQRSQSARVVEIRLNPAP; from the exons ATGGGGGCTGCGGGAGGGGGTCTCGGGGCCCAGCCGACTTCCAGGCCGGGTTTCCAGGTTTCCTGCGGGAAGGAGGGGACAACGGAGCGGTCTGAGTCTCGTCTGGCCCCGACCCATGCCTCCCTCTGTGATGACAAGCCCCGTGGTGGCCAGGTTCTACGTGG CTCTCACGGCGGCAAAGGGACCGCCCGCTCCGGTCTCCGGTCCGCGCCTCCCTGCTCTATCCCACCCGACAATCCCTGCCGATCCGCTCCTGCGCTCGGCCCTGGCTTTGCCGCGGGGTCTGAGCCCTTCCGCGGTGGGCACAGCCGAAGGGCTGCGGAGAGCGAAGCCTGCCGGGCGGGGACGCTCGGTTTTTCGAGCCCCACTTTCCTTTCATGAGCCATTGGGATGTGTAGTTCTTCCTCTCGCCGGTCCG TCCGAGAGGAAACAATTTAGGGACCAAAGAACTACAAATCCCTGCATTCTCTGCGACGAGAGCGGGAGAGGTGAGGTGCTGAGCGTTCTGGTGCTCTTCGGATAGAGATGGAAACTAACAAAAGA AATGGTGGGGGACCACTGCGCCTTGTCCGTGTTGGGCACTTCACACATTACACACGTTATTTGTCTAATCTTCACGACAATCCTGCGAGGCACTGTTGCATCCAGCTTAGAAAACAGTCAACTGCTTGCCAGAGGTCACAAAGCGCCCGAGTGGTAGAAATTAGATTGAACCCAGCGCCCTGA